The DNA window TTTGCTTCGAGTGAAACGGCCGTGGCTTCCGTCCGTGCTGGCAACGTCATTGGTGGTGGCGATTTCGCCCGGGATCGGCTGATACCGGATATGGTCCGAGCTTTCATACGCGGAAAGGCTGTGTCCATCCGTTGCCCGGACGCCATCCGTCCATGGCAGCATGTTCTGGATCCTTTGGCGGGCTATTTGTCGTTGGCCAAGGCCCTTTGTGAAGCAGGGCAGGAATACTCAGGCGGTTGGAATTTTGGTCCTGACGCAGACTCCGCGCTTACCGTGAGTGACGTTGTGACGTGCTTTGCACGGTTGTGGGGCGATGGCGCTGCCGCCTTGCTCGATGAGCAACAACATCCGTATGAAGCGGAGTGTCTGATACTTAACTGCAGCAAGGCAAGGGATGTCCTTGGCTGGCAGTCGAAAGCCGGTTTTCCTGAGGCAATTGAACTGGTCGCCCAGTGGTACAAGGGATGGAACGACGGGGTGGATGCACGAAGGTTGACCCTTGATCAAATCTGCCAGTTTGAGGAATTGTTGTGATAATAACCCCACTGCCGATTTCTGGCCTGTATCAGGTCCAGAGTGAACCTTTTCGTGACGCGCGCGGTCAGTTTGCGCGACTGTTTTGCCTCAGGGAACTGAGCGAAACTGGTCTTGAAATGAATGTTGTTCAGATCAACCATTCGTCGACCAAGAGTGTCGGGACTGTTCGAGGAATGCACTTTCAGCAATATCCTTGTGCGGAAAAAAAGATCGTCCGTTGTCTGGCCGGAAGATGTTTTGACGTTGCCGTGGATTTGAGGCCTGATTCAAAGACATACCTGAAGTGGTTCGGTACGGTTTTGTCTCCGGATAACAACAAAGCGCTGTATATACCGGAAGGCTTTGCACACGGATTTCAGGCTTTGGCCCCCGACACGGAGATGCTGTACCTTCATTCGGAGTACTATTCGCCGGAGAGAGAGGAGGGGGTGCGGCATGATGACCCTGTGGTGAAGATAGAGTGGCCTCTGCCTCCTGGCGACGTTTCGCAGCGGGATATGCAGCATCCGCTTATCGATGATACTTTTTCAGGGGTGAATGTATGAAGTGCCGCCATTGCCAATCACCGCTCGAAAACGTCCTGATCGATCTGGTCAATCAGCCTCCTTCCAACTCTTTTCTTACTGGCGGGCAGTTGGATGAGCCGGAAATTTTTTATCCTCTCAAGGTTTATATCTGCCCCAAGTGTTTTTTGGTGCAGCTTCCGGAATACAAGAAATCCCGAGATATTTTTTCGAACGACTACGCGTACTATTCTTCTTTTTCCAGTTCCTGGGTGGAACACGCCCGTCGCTATGTCGATATGGCGGAGGAGCGCTTTGCCCTGAGCAAGGATTCATTTGTTCTTGAAGTGGCCTCGAACGATGGTTACCTGCTCCAGTGGTTCGTAAAAAAAGGCATTCCCTGTTTGGGAGTTGAACCTTCGGGGGGGACGGCAGACGCTGCGTTCAAAAAGGGCGTGGAGAGTGTCAGGGAATTTTTTGGTGCGGCGCTTGCCAACAAGCTTGTGGAGCAGGGCAGGCAGGCAGATTTATTGCTGGGGAATAACGTGTTGGCGCATGTTCCCGATGTGAATGACTTTGTCGATGGTCTCAAAATTGCGCTCAAGCCGGGCGGTACGGTCACCATGGAGTTCCCCTATTTGGGCAATCTGGTCAGGCTGGGTCAGTTTGACACCATCTATCATGAGCACTTTTCGTATTTTTCTTTGTTTTCCGCGCAACGGATATTTGCCAGCCGGAGGTTGGTGATATTTGACGTTGAGACCTTGCCTACGCACGGAGGGTCTTTGCGGATTTTTGCCGGTCATGCAGAGGAAAACAGAGCCGTGTTAGCGTCTGTGGAGCGAATCATGGCCGAAGAACAATCTATGGGTTTTGCCACCATGGATTATTATCGAGGTTTTCAGGAGAAAGCGGACAACGTCAAGGTGGATATGCTGGATTTCCTTGTCGAGCAAAGGAAGCGAGGGAAGCTGGTCGCAGCGTATGGTGCTGCCGCCAAAGGAAATACGTTGCTGAATTATTGCGGAATTCGAAGTGATTTGATTCCATTTTGCGTGGACGCCTCTCCCCACAAGCAGGGGTTGTTCATGCCGGGCAGCCATATTCCTGTGCTGTCTCCCTCAACCGTGCGCGAACGCAGGCCCGATTATGTTGTTATTCTTCCCTGGAACCTTCAGGAAGAAATCAGGCATCAACATGCGTACATCAAGGAATGGGGAGGGCGGTTTGTTACCGCGATTCCCACCTTGCATATATATTGATCGGAACAGAACAGGCGTAACCGAAACAAGCGAATACGATGGTGTCAGAACGAATTCCACTTGTTGCTACTGTTGTGGGCACCCGCCCCGAAGCCATAAAGATGGCCTCTCTTTGCCAATGCCTTGGCGAGAGCCCCTGTGTGAAGGCAGTTCTTGTTTCAACAGGACAGCACCGTACGCAACTTGATCAGGTCTTTTCCCGGTTGAAGTTGACGCCGGATGTCGACTTGAAGCTGATGCACAAGGTCGGAAATCTAAACGGCCTGTGCGGTAAAGTGTTGGAAGAGATGGACGCTGTACTGGAAAATCTTGGACCGGATATGGTTGTTGTTCAGGGGGATACGACCACTGCTTTTGCTTCAGGCCTTGCAGCGTTTCATCGGGGCGTTCCCGTAGGCCATGTGGAGGCGGGGCTGCGAAGTGGGGACATCATGAACCCGTATCCGGAGGAAGCGAACCGGAAGTTCATCAGTTCCTTTGCGACATTGAATTTCGCGCCGACCCGGCAGGCCCGCAGGAATCTTGAAGGTGAACAGGTTGACCCTGAGTCTATTATTGTAACTGGGAATACCGTTGTGGATACGTTGCAAAGGGTTTCCAGCCAGATAACGGAGCTTCCCGTCTGTGTTGCGCGGCGCGTCGTACCCGGGCGACGAATTGTTTTGGTGACAGCGCACCGGCGTGAATCCTGGGGCGCGTCTCTTGCCCGGATTTGTCTGGCGGTGAGGAAGATCGCACAACACCATCCGGATGTGGAGGTGGTGTTCCCGGTGCATAAGAATCCGGTGGTACGGCAGATGGTCTTTCCAGCCCTTTCCGATTTGGACAGGGTTCACCTTGTGGAGCCTTTGGATTACTTCGAATTTGTTTCGACCATGAAATTTGCGGCCCTGATCCTTACTGATTCCGGAGGTGTACAGGAAGAAGCGCCCACGTTCGGGACTCCCGTGCTTGTTATGCGGGAAACGACTGAACGGTCTGAAGCAATGGAGGCCGGGACATCACTACTAGTCGGGACAGGCACGGAGGATATCGTCCTTCGTGCATCGGCATGGCTGGCAACGCCTCCCCGGTCGTCCGGACAGAGCAATCCTTTTGGGGACGGCATGGCCGCGCAGCGCATTTTGAAGGCCCTCTTGAACTGGTACGGCGGACGCCGACCCTATTTGGATCAAGAGGATTTTTTTGGCCGTTAACGCCTTGTTGCTCCTTTCGGAAGGGACGGAAGCTCCCTCAAGTCGTTGATATCAAGATATTTGTATGTTGCAACTTCCTCTTCGCGTATGGGGGGAGCTGACAATTTTTCCAGATTGTACTCCGGGGCTGGTTTCATTTTGCCATCTATCGGACTCAGCCCCCGGATGGCACGGCTGTATGCATTTGCAGCCCTGATCAATTCCGCACTTTTGGCGTGTTCCTGTGTTTTTGCATGGAACATTCTGTTGAAGAATCGGAATTGAATGACAATTTCTTTTTCTGAGAAATGCCTGCCTGTCCAAAATTCGTGTAGGTTTGTCAGCTTTCCTCCAGTCAGTTCGCAAAGCCGTTTGCGAATGAGGTCGGAGCTGCTTCGAAGGGCATTTTGTTCTTTCATGCCAAGTTTTTGCGTCATCTTTTGTGCTATGATGTCGCGTATTTGGAGGACCCCCTCGCTTTGGGTCAGGCAACTAAGGGGATTGTACGAGCGCATGTATTCGAATGCCGGTATTTTGGTCGATATGCAGGATAACTCTGGAAATGCTTTTATCTTTCCTTCAAACAGATCAAATATTCCGATCAGATAATCGTTGAACCCATATATCATGGGCAGGGTGGCTTCGGGGTCGTGCTTTTTGAAGTCCATGTCAAAGAGATTTTGGTAGCGCCTGAGCAGATATTTCTTTCGTGATACGCTGTATGTCGTGGCAAATGGCCATTCCGTGAAGTACTGTAGCCGTTCCAGCGGGTCATCCATTTCAATGCTGAAGGAATGGAAAAGCGTTGCCCGGATGTAGTTTTTTTTCCGTTCGTCCATGTCCACCCGGTAGCCCAATGCCAAGACGTAGTCCGGGTTGTCCCTGAGATGGTCTTCACCTTTCCGGATCACATCCATATCCAGATAGTCGTCATCGGCTCCCATGACGACGTATTCGTCGTCCACGCTTTGCAACGCGTCTATGAAGCGATGGGTGTACGGCGTTTTTTCGTCGTATTGTCGGAGGGTGATCTTCAGTTTGCCGTTGTATTTTTCTGCTACGGAAATGTTCTTTTTTGCCATGCTAGTTTCACTGCCGTCTGCAATGACAATGGGCGTCCCCGGTGCGGTTTCGGAGAAGTATTTTAAGACAAAGTCTAATGAGTAAGGTCTGTTGCGTGTAGGTATAAAGAGCGTGGCCATGATGGAGTCCTTATTTTTGGGCCATGTTTTCGCCGAATGGAATATTGCCTGATCCAGACTTTAGCCAGAGCCGCAAATAGGAAAGTCCGTTGCGGGACTGTTGCTCGACGGTTTTGAGTTCGGGCGTTGTTTTTTGGATGAGGTCTTTTGGGGATTGAACGATTCGTAAGATGGCCTCTGTTAATTGTGGCAATGAAGGTTCAATCGGAAGGCAGGCTTCAGGAACACCAAGCTGGTCAAAGGTGTTTTTTACCTTGGTGTCGTATGCAAAGCCTGCTGTCGGTACGCCGAGGCGCCAAGACAGAATGCAAGCGTGCAGACGCATGGAAATCATCGCCGAGCATCGGGAGATTGCCTGAATGGTGGTTGAGTGACTTGATTTTGCAAGCATTTCTCGGGTTGCCGTTGGGGGAAGCCTGCGAAACAAATTCTGTATCATTTCCGTGTCTGCGTTTGTCTGCAACGGAATGCCCACGAGTTTCACAGGCGTTGTTTCGGACAGTGATGTTATTGCCGCAGCTAGGTTGTTCATCAGTGGTTCCAGATCATGATACGGCCATTGGCGAAGATTTATGCCGAGGGTGATTTTTCCGTCTTGTAAAGGTCCTGTGTCCATTTGGTATGGGGCCAAATCCAGGGCAAAGACCGGGTCAGGAAACAGGTTTACCGATTTTGACCAGCCCGGAATTGAGAGCAGCAGCTTTCTGGAGCTTTCGTCACGAACGGAAATGGTGGTTGCTTGTTCTCCGAGAAAGCGGACCGTGGAGCGTGCGTCATCCGAGTCGAGCGGTCCGACACCCACTCCATAGACATGGACCGGCCTGTTGTGGATTGCCCACATAAGCGGCAATTTCCCATAGCCGGTTATCGACCACGGAGAAGGTGAGAACAGGCCGGGGATTCCTCCTTGGGCTTCAAAGGAGTAATCGTGCCACAGCCCTCCTCCTCCGAGGACAAGGGAGGAGGATCGGCGGGCCTCTTCGTTGCTTTTGTCCAGTTCGTGTCGGGGTATTGTTCGCAATCCGTGCATGGCGGCCGCGTTTTTCGGATCCTCGGCCGCAACGGTAAATTCGACGGAGGCGTCCGGGGTGTCCACGTTGTTCACCATGGACTGCAGAATGAGTTCGTCTCCGAGGTTTTCTCGCCCGTAGTATCCCGCGATTGTAACGTTTGATTTTTTCGTCGGTGCGTCTTTTGTGAGCCAGCTTTTCGTGCACGCAAGCGTGTCTGCGGCATCAAAAAAGAGACGCGCCCGTTTTTCACTCGACATGCCATAGGGGTTGCTGAGACTGCCATCCAAAAGGGCGAGCAGAAATTTAGCCCGGATTGTTGCGCTGTAAAACCGTTTGAAGCTGGCATGCACTTCCCGTGAAAGTGACAGCAGTCTGTCCGCGTCCCGAAGCACTTCAAGTTTTTTTGCGGCTTCTTCTTGCGAATTGACACAGATGGCACCCGGCAGCAGGCCGTTCAACGTGTTGCCGAAGCTGAGGATGGGCATACCTGATGCCGCATATTGAACAACTCTACTTGGAATTTGAAATGATCCCAGTTTTTCGAGCCCTTTGAATGAGTATACAGAGTCTGCATAGTCGGAAAAGTGTTGAGGGATATTCAACCCAATTTTGAAGTTGCAAAATGTTTTGCTGACGAGTTTTTCCGTGTTGTTTATGTCTTTGATGACACCCCCGTGCAACCCCATGGGGTCATCCCCGATACGGCCGAAGGTGCGCGTCCTCGCAGGGAGAGCCGCTATAGTTTCATATCGGGCTTTACGACCGGCCCCTGTGCAGTTGCCCCAGAAAACAACGTCAAGTGCTGATTTTTCTGGGTTGTAGCAGTATGGGAAGAAATCAGAAGAGGTCCAAAACGGAAAGTTTATTCCGGGTTGGTGACCTTTTGCCGTATAAAAATCAAGAATATTTTTTGACCCGCAATTGAGCACTAGATCGTATTCATCAACGACATGCTTGTACAAAAAATCATAGAGCACAGGGTCGTCTGGAAGCCAGACAACGGTGAACACTCCTTTGGCCTTTGCTTCTCGCACCAGTTTGGGCGGCAGGGCTGCTGCCCTGATAACGAACAGTACATCAATTTTATGGTCGATAGCCAAGTGCAGTTTGTTTCTGATTTTTTCAATGTCCCCTTCATCCTTCGGGAGGTCGTGCCCGCCCCACACAGGACCGGTTGAAAGGATTTGACACCCTTCGTTTTTCAGAGCCTGATGCAGGCTTCGATTGACATGGGCCTCCATAAGGGAGCCAAAAAGGCATATTGATATGGACATTGTCCCTCGCCTGCTATGTTTTTTGGGGAAAAGTAATTTGCGTTTTTTCTTGTGTTTTTAACGCAAATTCACCCTGAGAATTTTTTTCCACCAGCCTTTCAAGAGAAGCGACGTCTATCGCCTGATTTTTGTTCAGATCAAAAGTGGGTAGCTGGTAAAATAGTGGAAGATGTTCCTGAACCAACCCTTGGCAGGGGATTGTGTGATGGGTGTATTCCTCAATGCTTTCGTTGCGTTTGTTGCCCAGTTGGAAGGCATACAACGCCTCGTCAGAATGAAGTAGCAGGGGGACATCTTGGCTTCTGTTTATATCATTTGTTCCGTGCTGGGCACAGAGTTGCGGGTGTGTATGCTTCAAATCATCCCGCATGGTCGCATCGTCAATGGGAATGTGAATAGACTCCCCGTTGGCAAAAATCCTTGGTGCTGAGCGTAATCCCCAGTAGGGATGGGTAAGCGTGCTGTGTTTTTTTAGGAGGGTGGCGACGGCCCATGTGTGTTTTTTGATTTTGATAGATTGTACTGCAGAACAGAATTGGTTTAGCCTCGTAAGGGAAATTCCTCCTTGCGCAGGACGGAAGACGACGGCCCATTCGTTTTCATATTTTGTTTTCGTATCTTCATGCACCATTGTGTTGGCCCAATCCATTTCCGCCAACATCCTTTCCTTTATGCTTAAATGCCCTTGGGAGTATGCTGGAGGAAGGAAGGGGAGATTTGAGGTCCCCACAATGGCCGTCGTAGTGATGTGAGGCGACTGTTTACTGACTTTGAGTGCATAATCAAGAATATATTGTGCTATTGATGGCGATGATAATAGCTGTTGTTCTCGGAGATCACGGTATGCAAACGATAATATCATTAACATATGGGAACTCCAAAATTGTAACATCCTGAATCTATTATCTTTGTTGCTTTTTCGAAATCACTTTCCGTGTCTATATCTATGAGTTCAACGGGGTCGTTGATGATTTGGCAATGCCGCCAGTGCAGATTTGATAGGACCAAGTCATGACCTGTCATGTTTCCAATTCTTTTGAAGAAGATGTTGTGGTTTTCGTTTGGTTCTGCGTTAGAAGAACGTTGGCACATATTTTCATCATAGATATTGTCGAATGAGGTTTGGGGAACTGCCACGGTAAAGAAGCTTCCTGATTTTTTGGCCTTTTTCAAATATTTCTGCATTTTGATGGCGTTTCTGAATGGAGACGTCGGGTAGAGTTCAATCCAGGTTTTTACAGGGTATTCCTGCTGAAGCAGCCACTTTTGCGCGTAATAGGTGGCGATTCCTGGAGACACTTTATCGGTCGCGAGTTCGGGCGGTCTCAGGAAGGGGATTTCTGCTCCGTACCGTTCGGCTGTCTTGGCATATTCAGCGGAGTCCGTGTTTACTAGAATCCTGTCTGCCCCCATGCTTCGGGCAATGGCGATAGTATAACCCATGAGCGGTATGCCGCATAAGGGTTTTATGTTTTTGTCTTTCAAGCGGCTGGAGCCGCTTCGGGCTGCGATATGGATTACCGTTTTGTCGCACTTTCTGCCGGAGCGTTTGATTTCATCGGATATGCTTTTCAATGTGCCTGGGAAATATCTGTCGACAATTTTTTGGCACCAGTCTTGCGGTCGCCTGA is part of the Pseudodesulfovibrio senegalensis genome and encodes:
- the rfbG gene encoding CDP-glucose 4,6-dehydratase yields the protein MFDSFFDKRRVFITGHTGFKGAWLVLWLKSMGAHVGAYSLEPPGHPSLWELACVEKDVTRLGGDVRDEQKLTCAVRKFAPEIVIHMAAQSLVRPSYADPLTTFSTNVMGTANVLEAVRHTTGVQAVINVTSDKCYKNSGKRVAFCETAPMGGRDPYSASKGCAEIVAESYRQSYFASSETAVASVRAGNVIGGGDFARDRLIPDMVRAFIRGKAVSIRCPDAIRPWQHVLDPLAGYLSLAKALCEAGQEYSGGWNFGPDADSALTVSDVVTCFARLWGDGAAALLDEQQHPYEAECLILNCSKARDVLGWQSKAGFPEAIELVAQWYKGWNDGVDARRLTLDQICQFEELL
- the rfbC gene encoding dTDP-4-dehydrorhamnose 3,5-epimerase, which encodes MIITPLPISGLYQVQSEPFRDARGQFARLFCLRELSETGLEMNVVQINHSSTKSVGTVRGMHFQQYPCAEKKIVRCLAGRCFDVAVDLRPDSKTYLKWFGTVLSPDNNKALYIPEGFAHGFQALAPDTEMLYLHSEYYSPEREEGVRHDDPVVKIEWPLPPGDVSQRDMQHPLIDDTFSGVNV
- a CDS encoding class I SAM-dependent methyltransferase, with amino-acid sequence MKCRHCQSPLENVLIDLVNQPPSNSFLTGGQLDEPEIFYPLKVYICPKCFLVQLPEYKKSRDIFSNDYAYYSSFSSSWVEHARRYVDMAEERFALSKDSFVLEVASNDGYLLQWFVKKGIPCLGVEPSGGTADAAFKKGVESVREFFGAALANKLVEQGRQADLLLGNNVLAHVPDVNDFVDGLKIALKPGGTVTMEFPYLGNLVRLGQFDTIYHEHFSYFSLFSAQRIFASRRLVIFDVETLPTHGGSLRIFAGHAEENRAVLASVERIMAEEQSMGFATMDYYRGFQEKADNVKVDMLDFLVEQRKRGKLVAAYGAAAKGNTLLNYCGIRSDLIPFCVDASPHKQGLFMPGSHIPVLSPSTVRERRPDYVVILPWNLQEEIRHQHAYIKEWGGRFVTAIPTLHIY
- the wecB gene encoding non-hydrolyzing UDP-N-acetylglucosamine 2-epimerase codes for the protein MVSERIPLVATVVGTRPEAIKMASLCQCLGESPCVKAVLVSTGQHRTQLDQVFSRLKLTPDVDLKLMHKVGNLNGLCGKVLEEMDAVLENLGPDMVVVQGDTTTAFASGLAAFHRGVPVGHVEAGLRSGDIMNPYPEEANRKFISSFATLNFAPTRQARRNLEGEQVDPESIIVTGNTVVDTLQRVSSQITELPVCVARRVVPGRRIVLVTAHRRESWGASLARICLAVRKIAQHHPDVEVVFPVHKNPVVRQMVFPALSDLDRVHLVEPLDYFEFVSTMKFAALILTDSGGVQEEAPTFGTPVLVMRETTERSEAMEAGTSLLVGTGTEDIVLRASAWLATPPRSSGQSNPFGDGMAAQRILKALLNWYGGRRPYLDQEDFFGR
- a CDS encoding TIGR00180 family glycosyltransferase, with the protein product MATLFIPTRNRPYSLDFVLKYFSETAPGTPIVIADGSETSMAKKNISVAEKYNGKLKITLRQYDEKTPYTHRFIDALQSVDDEYVVMGADDDYLDMDVIRKGEDHLRDNPDYVLALGYRVDMDERKKNYIRATLFHSFSIEMDDPLERLQYFTEWPFATTYSVSRKKYLLRRYQNLFDMDFKKHDPEATLPMIYGFNDYLIGIFDLFEGKIKAFPELSCISTKIPAFEYMRSYNPLSCLTQSEGVLQIRDIIAQKMTQKLGMKEQNALRSSSDLIRKRLCELTGGKLTNLHEFWTGRHFSEKEIVIQFRFFNRMFHAKTQEHAKSAELIRAANAYSRAIRGLSPIDGKMKPAPEYNLEKLSAPPIREEEVATYKYLDINDLRELPSLPKGATRR
- a CDS encoding polysaccharide pyruvyl transferase family protein; protein product: MSISICLFGSLMEAHVNRSLHQALKNEGCQILSTGPVWGGHDLPKDEGDIEKIRNKLHLAIDHKIDVLFVIRAAALPPKLVREAKAKGVFTVVWLPDDPVLYDFLYKHVVDEYDLVLNCGSKNILDFYTAKGHQPGINFPFWTSSDFFPYCYNPEKSALDVVFWGNCTGAGRKARYETIAALPARTRTFGRIGDDPMGLHGGVIKDINNTEKLVSKTFCNFKIGLNIPQHFSDYADSVYSFKGLEKLGSFQIPSRVVQYAASGMPILSFGNTLNGLLPGAICVNSQEEAAKKLEVLRDADRLLSLSREVHASFKRFYSATIRAKFLLALLDGSLSNPYGMSSEKRARLFFDAADTLACTKSWLTKDAPTKKSNVTIAGYYGRENLGDELILQSMVNNVDTPDASVEFTVAAEDPKNAAAMHGLRTIPRHELDKSNEEARRSSSLVLGGGGLWHDYSFEAQGGIPGLFSPSPWSITGYGKLPLMWAIHNRPVHVYGVGVGPLDSDDARSTVRFLGEQATTISVRDESSRKLLLSIPGWSKSVNLFPDPVFALDLAPYQMDTGPLQDGKITLGINLRQWPYHDLEPLMNNLAAAITSLSETTPVKLVGIPLQTNADTEMIQNLFRRLPPTATREMLAKSSHSTTIQAISRCSAMISMRLHACILSWRLGVPTAGFAYDTKVKNTFDQLGVPEACLPIEPSLPQLTEAILRIVQSPKDLIQKTTPELKTVEQQSRNGLSYLRLWLKSGSGNIPFGENMAQK
- a CDS encoding cytidylyltransferase domain-containing protein: MKKQRPFVRRPQDWCQKIVDRYFPGTLKSISDEIKRSGRKCDKTVIHIAARSGSSRLKDKNIKPLCGIPLMGYTIAIARSMGADRILVNTDSAEYAKTAERYGAEIPFLRPPELATDKVSPGIATYYAQKWLLQQEYPVKTWIELYPTSPFRNAIKMQKYLKKAKKSGSFFTVAVPQTSFDNIYDENMCQRSSNAEPNENHNIFFKRIGNMTGHDLVLSNLHWRHCQIINDPVELIDIDTESDFEKATKIIDSGCYNFGVPIC